The following proteins come from a genomic window of Brevinematia bacterium:
- a CDS encoding flagellar biosynthetic protein FliQ: protein MNEIGIVLRLLNETLIQTAILSLPFLIVSLLVGLIVSIFQATTSIQEQTLTFVPKLIAVGLLMLLLGPILVRIFTDFTLRLFDLMVTGIR, encoded by the coding sequence ATGAACGAAATAGGTATAGTGTTAAGGCTTCTTAATGAAACGCTGATTCAGACTGCTATACTATCGTTGCCGTTTCTGATTGTTTCATTACTTGTGGGGTTGATAGTAAGCATATTCCAAGCTACTACATCAATTCAGGAGCAAACTCTCACTTTCGTTCCTAAGCTTATAGCGGTAGGTCTTCTTATGCTATTGCTAGGTCCTATTCTTGTAAGAATTTTCACGGACTTTACGTTACGCCTATTTGATCTGATGGTTACAGGGATAAGGTAA
- the leuC gene encoding 3-isopropylmalate dehydratase large subunit: MGMTIAEKILAEHAINDNGSIGRKYVEPGEIINARIDFCFGNDITAPIAIEEFEEVGASDVFDKERVALIPDHFSPAKDIKSADQINILRKFARKLNLPYFYEIGKVGIEHILLIEEGLVLPGDLVIGADSHTCTLGALGAFATGVGSTDLAYAMITGEIWLKVPESIKFIYYGKMGKWVSSKDLILYTISDIGVDGALYKAMEFSGETIRQMSFESRLTITNMAIEAGGKTGIIEADEKTLSYIEKQAKRKYKLYTSDPDAKYSEIREYNVSKIEPQVALPHLPSNCKNVSELTHIKIDQAFIGSCTNGKIEDLRVVAELLKGKKIHPEVRCIITPATQVVYYKALKEGLIEIFLEAGAVVTMPTCGPCLGGHVGILGKGEKAISTTNRNFVGRMGDAPTSEVYLSSPAVAVASAIMGRIAHPDEVAKPSETLT, translated from the coding sequence ATGGGAATGACTATCGCTGAAAAGATCTTAGCAGAGCACGCTATAAATGATAATGGTAGCATCGGCAGAAAATATGTAGAACCCGGAGAGATAATAAACGCTAGAATTGACTTCTGCTTCGGCAACGATATAACCGCCCCAATAGCAATAGAGGAGTTTGAAGAAGTAGGAGCAAGCGATGTCTTTGATAAAGAAAGAGTAGCACTCATTCCAGATCATTTCTCTCCAGCAAAAGACATAAAAAGCGCAGACCAAATAAACATTCTCAGAAAGTTTGCTAGGAAACTGAATTTACCCTACTTCTACGAAATCGGAAAAGTAGGAATAGAGCATATACTTCTGATAGAAGAAGGATTGGTCCTGCCCGGAGATCTAGTAATAGGAGCAGACTCTCATACCTGCACACTAGGAGCACTCGGAGCTTTTGCAACTGGAGTTGGCTCTACAGATCTCGCTTATGCTATGATAACAGGAGAAATCTGGCTAAAAGTTCCTGAAAGCATTAAGTTCATATATTACGGCAAAATGGGAAAATGGGTTTCCTCAAAAGATCTAATACTCTACACAATCTCAGATATAGGAGTTGACGGAGCACTATACAAAGCTATGGAGTTTTCGGGAGAAACTATTAGACAAATGTCATTTGAGTCAAGATTAACAATAACTAACATGGCTATTGAAGCTGGCGGAAAAACCGGAATAATTGAAGCAGACGAAAAAACCCTTTCCTACATAGAAAAACAAGCAAAGAGAAAATATAAACTCTACACCTCAGACCCAGACGCAAAGTATTCTGAAATCAGAGAATACAACGTATCCAAAATAGAACCACAAGTTGCCCTACCACACCTCCCATCAAACTGTAAAAACGTTTCAGAGCTAACCCATATCAAGATAGATCAAGCTTTCATCGGATCCTGCACCAACGGAAAAATAGAAGATCTGAGAGTAGTAGCAGAACTACTCAAGGGAAAAAAAATACACCCGGAAGTCAGATGCATAATAACTCCAGCTACTCAGGTTGTATACTATAAAGCACTGAAAGAAGGACTTATTGAAATCTTTCTTGAAGCTGGGGCAGTAGTAACAATGCCAACTTGCGGTCCATGTCTTGGTGGACATGTCGGAATACTAGGCAAAGGAGAAAAGGCAATCTCAACAACAAACAGAAACTTTGTTGGGAGAATGGGAGATGCACCAACCAGTGAGGTTTACCTTTCAAGCCCTGCAGTTGCGGTAGCTTCCGCCATAATGGGAAGAATCGCACATCCTGACGAAGTTGCAAAACCTAGCGAAACCCTAACTTAA
- a CDS encoding carbohydrate ABC transporter permease: MATREAFYGQSLVEERKRKERIRNLIAYIILSIGGFTMVIPFLWTISTALKDPEDIYDKRFIPQRFGYIYVDQKGNFVTGGYREGYEQVRAWWANFVKAWISVPFDKYYRNSLIVATVTTFGQLVTCTLAAYAFARMRWFGRDAIFLLYLGTLMIPFTVTMIPVYILFKTLGLVNTLIAVILIALFSAFGTFLLRQFFVSIPYDLEEAAFIDGANRLQILWHVILPLSKGALATLGTFTFLFQWNDFLWPLVVLNSEEVKTIPVGLTAFQTAYGSQWELVMAASLIALIPVIIIYVFNQRFFTESIMLTGFGGK; encoded by the coding sequence ATGGCAACTAGGGAAGCGTTCTATGGTCAGAGTTTAGTTGAGGAGAGAAAGAGAAAAGAAAGGATAAGGAACTTGATAGCTTATATAATTCTCTCAATAGGTGGTTTTACAATGGTGATACCCTTCTTATGGACAATATCTACTGCGCTTAAAGATCCTGAAGATATTTACGATAAAAGGTTCATACCACAGAGGTTTGGATATATCTATGTTGATCAGAAGGGGAATTTCGTAACTGGTGGTTATAGAGAAGGTTATGAGCAAGTGAGGGCGTGGTGGGCTAACTTCGTTAAAGCGTGGATTTCTGTGCCTTTTGACAAATACTACAGAAACAGTCTTATAGTAGCTACTGTTACCACATTCGGGCAACTTGTGACTTGCACTCTGGCAGCGTATGCTTTTGCAAGAATGAGATGGTTTGGTAGGGATGCAATATTCCTTCTCTACCTAGGCACGCTGATGATTCCATTCACAGTTACAATGATACCAGTGTATATACTCTTCAAGACTCTAGGTCTTGTTAATACCCTTATAGCAGTTATTTTGATTGCTCTTTTCTCAGCATTTGGCACTTTCTTACTTAGACAGTTTTTCGTGTCTATTCCTTACGACCTTGAAGAAGCAGCGTTTATTGACGGGGCTAACAGACTCCAGATACTGTGGCATGTTATACTACCTCTGTCAAAAGGAGCCTTAGCAACCCTAGGGACATTTACTTTCCTCTTCCAGTGGAATGACTTTCTATGGCCGTTGGTTGTTCTAAATTCAGAGGAGGTGAAGACTATACCTGTTGGGCTTACTGCATTCCAGACAGCTTATGGTTCTCAGTGGGAACTCGTTATGGCTGCATCGCTGATAGCGCTTATACCTGTCATAATAATATATGTTTTCAACCAGAGGTTCTTTACTGAAAGCATAATGCTTACAGGATTCGGTGGAAAGTAA